Proteins found in one Deltaproteobacteria bacterium genomic segment:
- a CDS encoding MerR family DNA-binding transcriptional regulator has translation MAHDRLTTADAAKIAGVATSTIKRWADQGLLRFTRTAGGHRRYARGVLEKMLSAEDSVVVAPWVSDWIECLEQAQRYEIDGRLLGARSRLGSWAGVVDELTEVVGELDRRWMTGEMTGLDQRSIRESLKRGLNRVADGLPVALTGPRCLLACAEGEESDLGISLAELALRECGWQPVWLGCGAPLAEVIRVLRESEIEMVCVTASSMLGSPTELRSFAAQFEQACSDNGSRLILTGLGSWPLKPDYGTRLKSWDAIEEKVTALNFKR, from the coding sequence ATGGCCCATGACAGACTTACAACGGCAGACGCTGCCAAGATTGCAGGCGTTGCAACCTCCACTATCAAGCGTTGGGCAGACCAGGGTCTATTGCGGTTCACGAGAACGGCGGGCGGCCACCGGCGCTATGCGCGGGGTGTCCTGGAGAAAATGTTGAGCGCTGAGGATTCAGTCGTCGTTGCACCTTGGGTCAGTGATTGGATTGAGTGCTTGGAGCAAGCACAGCGTTACGAAATTGACGGCCGGCTCTTGGGAGCAAGAAGCCGTCTAGGAAGCTGGGCGGGTGTGGTCGATGAGTTGACTGAAGTGGTCGGTGAATTGGACCGCCGCTGGATGACCGGTGAGATGACCGGTCTGGATCAGCGCAGTATTCGAGAGTCGCTAAAACGCGGTTTGAACCGCGTTGCCGATGGACTTCCGGTAGCCCTCACGGGACCGAGATGCTTGTTGGCTTGCGCCGAAGGTGAGGAGTCCGATTTGGGGATTTCTCTGGCGGAGCTGGCATTGCGAGAGTGCGGTTGGCAGCCGGTTTGGCTTGGGTGCGGTGCACCTCTGGCTGAAGTGATTCGAGTTTTAAGGGAGTCCGAAATTGAGATGGTGTGCGTAACAGCGTCTTCAATGTTGGGTAGCCCGACCGAGCTAAGAAGCTTTGCTGCTCAATTTGAGCAAGCTTGCAGTGACAACGGTTCGAGGTTGATTTTGACAGGGTTAGGCTCGTGGCCGCTTAAACCCGACTATGGCACAAGGCTTAAATCTTGGGATGCCATAGAGGAGAAAGTGACCGCTCTGAATTTCAAACGCTGA